One window from the genome of Callospermophilus lateralis isolate mCalLat2 unplaced genomic scaffold, mCalLat2.hap1 Scaffold_124, whole genome shotgun sequence encodes:
- the LOC143387069 gene encoding 26S proteasome non-ATPase regulatory subunit 8 — translation MYEQLKGEWNRKSPNLSKCGEELGRLKLVLLELNFLPTTGTKLTKQQLILARDILEIGAQWSILRKNIPSFKRYMAQLKCYYFDYKGQLPESAYMHQLLGLNLLFLLSQNRVAEFHTELERLPAKDIQSNVYIKHPVSIEQYLMEGSYNKVFLAKGNIPAESYTFFIDILLDTIRDEIAGCIEKAYERILFTEATRILFFNTPRKMMEYAKKRGWVLGPNSYYSFSSQQQKPEDTTIPSTELAKQVMEYAWQLEMIV, via the coding sequence ATGTACGAGCAACTCAAGGGGGAGTGGAACCGGAAGAGCCCCAATCTCAGCAAGTGCGGAGAAGAGCTGGGCCGCCTCAAGCTGGTTCTGCTGGAGCTGAACTTCCTGCCCACCACGGGGACCAAGCTGACCAAACAACAGCTCATCCTGGCCCGTGATATTTTGGAGATTGGGGCCCAGTGGAGCATCCTTCGCAAGAACATCCCCTCCTTCAAGCGCTACATGGCCCAGCTCAAATGCTACTACTTTGATTACAAGGGGCAGCTGCCGGAGTCCGCCTACATGCACCAGCTCCTGGGCCTCAACCTCCTCTTCCTGCTGTCCCAGAACCGGGTGGCTGAGTTTCATACGGAGTTGGAGCGCCTGCCGGCCAAGGACATCCAGTCCAATGTCTACATCAAGCACCCTGTGTCCATTGAGCAGTACCTGATGGAGGGCAGCTACAACAAGGTGTTCCTGGCCAAAGGTAACATCCCTGCCGAGAGCTACACCTTCTTCATCGACATTCTGCTGGACACCATCAGGGATGAGATTGCAGGGTGCATTGAGAAGGCCTATGAGAGAATCCTTTTCACTGAGGCCACCCGGATCCTCTTCTTCAATACACCCAGAAAGATGATGGAGTATGCTAAGAAGCGAGGGTGGGTCCTGGGCCCCAACAGCTACTACAGTTTTTCCAGCCAGCAGCAGAAGCCAGAAGACACCACCATTCCCTCCACGGAATTAGCCAAGCAGGTCATGGAGTACGCTTGGCAGCTGGAGATGATTGTTTGA